The stretch of DNA AGTCGCGATCTTACGCTGCACTGCACAAACCGCATCAGGAAAATCCGACGGCCGGCGTCGCGAATGGAATGATGGCCGCTCCCCCTCTCGGATCGAGCGCCGGAATCCTGCTATGCAGCTGGGCAAGAGACCGGCGCGGCCGATGGGAGAGGACGCAGAGACATGGCGAGGGTGACTTCGGATCTGGTGCGGCTCTATGCCGACAGCGACGCGTTGGCCCTGGCGGAGCTGGTGCGCGGCAAGCAGGTCTCGCCGCTCGAGCTGGTCGAGACCGCCATCAGCCTGGTCGAGGCCTTGGATCCCAGGCTCAATGCCGTGGTGATCCGCACCTTCGACCTCGCGCGGCAGGCGGCGCTGGCGCCGCCGACGGGCCCGTTCGGCGGCGTGCCGTTCCTGCTCAAGAACATCGCCTCGATGTGGCAGGGCACGCCGCTGACCAACGGGCTGGGCTATTTCTCCGACTTCGTCTGCGACCATGATTCGGAGATGGTCCGCCGCATCAAGGCGGCGGGCTTCCTGCTGGTCGGGCGCAGCAACACGCCCGAATGCGGCTGGTCGATCGGCACGGAGCCGCGGCTCTACGGCCCGACCATGAACCCCTGGAACCCGGCCATCACCTGCGGCGGGTCGAGCGGCGGCGCCGCCGCGGCGGTGGCGGCCCGGATCGTGCCTTTGGCCGAGGCCTCGGACGGCGGCGGCTCGATCCGCGTGCCGGCCTCGTGCTGCGGCCTGGTCGGCCTGAAGCCCTCGCGCGGGCGCATCACCTACGGGCCGGAAGCCGTGGACCTGTGGTTCGGCAGCATCGCCATCTTCTGCGTGACACGCACGGTGCGCGACAGCGCCGCCTATCTCGACGCGGTCGCCGGCCCGATGACCGGCGATCCCTATCTCGCCCCGACGCCCGCGAAGGGCTGGCTGGCCGGGCTCGCCGAGCCCCCTGCCCGGCTGCGCATCGGCTACACCCTCGCCGCGCCCTGGGGCCCGCCGGTCGCATCCGACGTGGCCGCAGCGCTGCACGAGACGCTGCGCCTGCTGGAGCGCCTCGGCCATCACGTCGAGGAGCACGACCTCGCCGTCGACCTCGAGCAGGTCTGGCCGCACTACAACGCCATCAACGCCGTGGAGACCGCGGCCGATTTCGACCGCGTGACGGCCGCCAACGGGCGGCCGATCGGCGAGGCCGACTTCATGCCGCTCAACTGGTCGCTGCTGCAGCACGCCCGCTCGCTGTCGGCGGTGCAGTATTCGGAGAGCATCGCCGCGGTGCGCAAGGCCAGCCAGCGCCTCGCCATCGAGCTCGCGCCCTACGACGTGTTCCTGACGCCGACCCTGACCCAGCCGCCGCGCCCCGTCGGCTACTGGTCGATGGAGGACGGCGACCGCCTGCGCTATCTCGCGCGCTGGTCGGATGCCGCCTACATGTTCGCCTTCAACCTCTCCGGCCTGCCGGCACTGTCGGTGCCGGCGGCCATGGCGGACGGCGCGACGCCGATCGGCCTGCAGCTGGTCGGCCGCCACGGCGACGAGGCGACGCTGCTGCGCCTGGCCCGGCAGATGGAGGAGGATCTGCGCTGGGACCTGCGGCGGCCGCCGGTCTCGGCGGGATGAGGGCGCCGGCGCCGGGCGCGTCGGTCCAGCCGCTGGAAGCGCCGCCTGCGTCCGCAGCCCTGTCGGAAGCGCTTGTCAGTTCCCTGAGATATCGGTGCGGGTCCGCCCCCGACCTGGTCCGGCACGTCCATGGTCCGGTTCACGGCCGCTATCCTGCTGCTGGGCGTCCGCTGGGATCGGCGGCGCGCTGGCGCCATCGCCGACCCGTCGGAGCGGGTCAAGGCGCAGGGCGCGAACGAACTCCTGGTCTGCATCGTGACGGGCGTGGGCGCGTTGCTGGCACGCGAGATCTCCGCCGGCGGCGGCTGGCAGGCCGCGATCCTGCTCGCGTACCCGCTGCTGGCGCTCGCGGGGCTCTCGACGCTGCACTATGCCCGGCGTGAGCGCCGGGCGCGCAGATAAGAATTGCCGCCTCATCAGGGCTGGACGCCATCTCGTCCTCGACGTTCAGGCACGGATGGGCGGACCGATGGCGGTCGTCGGCTGTGCGATGCCGCACGGTTGTCTCCGTCCGCACGTGCTGGAAGAGCAGCGCCTCTGAAACCTCCGGTGCGGCCCAGATCGGCGGCACGACGGTGATCGTCGCACAGGGGCGAAAAGGAGCCTTCGCTCTGTGGCGCATTCCCAGCCTCTTCCCCCGGGACATCATCCTCGAAGCGACGTTCGTCACGAAGCGACCGGACCACTGGTGATACCTGTTGCTTGTGCGGTCTGAGTCTGAGAGGTTCCGCGCGATGACGAATTCCCTCGATCTGGACGCTCTGCTCCGCGCAGCCGGACTGACGCATCGCATGGATGCGTTCCAGGCGCACGGGATCGAGCCCGCCCAGCTCGAGATGCTGACCGACGCGGACCTGCGCGAGCTGGAACTGACCATCAGCGAGCGCATGCGCTTCCGGGAAAGCCTGCGCGAAGCGCAGCAGAGTGGGGCCGAGCGGCCGGCGGCGCATGCCGAGCGGCGACCGCTCACCGTGATGTTCGTCGATCTCGTCGGCTCGTCCGCGCTCGGCGAGCAGCTCGACGACGAGGACATGCTGGAGGTCATCCGCGAATATCGCGAATTCTGCGGCGGCATCATCTCGCGCTACGGCGGCACTGTGGTGCGCTTCGTCGGTGACGGCATCCTGGCCTATTTCTGCTACCCCATCGCCCATGAGAACGATCCGGAGCGCGCGGTGCGGGCGGCGCTGGAGATCATCGAGGAGATCGGCACGCTGCGGCCGCTGGCGCAGGCGCCGCTCCAGGCCCGCATCGGCATCGCCACCGGCCGGGTCATCGTCGGCGATCTCCTGGCGGGCGGCCTCGCCGACCGGCAGACCATCGTCGGCTCCACGCCCAACTTGGCGGCCCGCCTCCAGTCGGTGGTGCCGGCCAACGGCATCGCCATCTCGGAAGTGACCCACGAGCGGGTCGCCGCCCTGTTCCAGGTCGAGGATCTCGGGCTCCTTGACCTGAAGGGATTCGCCCAGAACCAGCACGCCTTCCGCGTGGTGCGACAACTGCACGAGCGGGCGCGGGCGGCCGCGAGCGCGCCCATCCGCCTGACGCCGCTCTTTGCCCGTGAGGCGGAGCTTGCGGCGCTGCACGACCATTGGACCAAGGCCGAGGCCGGACAGGGCGGCGCGGTGCTGGTCCTGGGCGAGGCTGGCATCGGCAAGTCGCGCCTGGTCGAGCGCTTCCTCAGCGTCCAGCAGGACCGGCCCGCCGCGGCGCTGACGCTGAGCGGGTCGCCGTTCCACGAGAACAGCCCGCTCCACCCTTTCCTGCTGCAGTTCCGGACGATCGCCGCGCGCTCCACCGCCGGCGCGCCCTCCGTCGGCATCGAAGAGCTGCGCGCGGCATTGCGCGGCACGCCGCAGGTCCGGGACCAGGCGGCCGACGTGATCGGCCGACTCCTCGGACTGACCGCGCCGGAAGCGGAGAGCGCGCTGGCGCCGGAGAAGCAGAAGCAGGTCCAGTTCGAGGTGCTGGCCGAGCAGATCCTGGCCTGGTCGGAGGACGGCCCGCTGTGCATCCTCGCCGAGGACCTGCACTGGTTCGATCCTTCCTCGCGGGAACTCCTTGCGGCGCTGATCGAGAAGGCGGCGGCGAGATCCGCCCTGCTGGTGCTGACCTCGCGCGACACCCCCGATGTCCGCGACTGGGCCGCGGGGGCCGGCGTTCCGCAGCTGCGGCTGGCGCGGCTCGACGACGACGAAGCCGCGGCCATGGTGCAGAGCCTGTTCGGCGACCAGCCGGTGCCGATCGAGGTCGCCTACCGCATCGCCGAGAAGACGGACGGCATTCCCCTGTTCATCGAGGAGTTCGTCCGGCCGCTGCTGCGCTCGAAGGAGCTGGTCGACTGGAGCAAGGTGGTGTTCGGCGAAACCGGCTCGGTCTCGATCCCGGCATCCCTGCACGAGGCCTTCATGGCGCGGCTCGACCATTCCGGGCCGGCGAAGGAGCTGGCGCAGGTCGCGGCCGTGATCGGCCGGGTGGTGCGCCGGGACGTGCTGGCAGCCGTGGCGGCGACCAGCGCGGCCGAGCTCGGCAATGCGCTGGCCTCCCTGCAGCAGGCCGACGTGCTGCAGCCGACGCAGGTCGGCGGGCAGGACTGCTACGCGTTCGGCCATTCCCTGGTGCGCGATGCGGCCTATGACAGCATCCTGCGCGAGCGGCGGCGGGCCCTGCATGCGGGGGTGGCGCGGGCGCTCCAGGCCCTCGATGCCGACGGGGCCGTCCCGCAGCCGGAACTGCTGGCCGCGCATCTGACCGAGGCGGGTCTCGGCGAGGAGGCGGTGCCGCATTGGATCGAGGCGGGCCGCCGCAGCCTCGCCGGCTCGGCGCCGCTCGAAGCGACCAGGCTGCTGGGGCGCGGCCTGGAGATCCTGCGGACGCTGCCGCCGACCGAAGGCAACCGCGACCTCCGGCTCGACCTCGTCGCTCTGTTCGGACCGGCCTTGATCGCGGTCAAGGGCCCAGGCTCGGAGGAGACGCGCGCCGTCTACAACGAAGCCTACGAACTCTGCCTGGATCTGCCGGACAGTGACCGGCACTTTCCGGTATACTGGGGCTGGTGGCGCGTTTCCCGCGATCATTTCGAGGTGAAGGATCGAGCTGAGGCCCTGTATGAGCGCGCGAGCGGACGACGCGACGCACAATTCCTGTTGCAGGCGCATCATTGCAACTGGGCCAGCCATTTCACCACCGGCCATCTGCAGCGTTGCTGCGAGCACATCGAAGCCGGCCTGGCGATCTACGAGAGCGGCGACTACCGAGACCACGCCTCCCTCTACGGCAACCACGACGCCAAGGTGTGCGGCCACGGCTCGGCGGCGCAGGCCTATTGGATGCTCGGCCGCCTCGACGCGGCGAGCGCGGAAGAGCGCAAGTCGCTGGCCTGGGCCTATGAGCTGCGCCATCTCGGCAGCACGATCCACGCCATG from Labrys wisconsinensis encodes:
- a CDS encoding amidase; the encoded protein is MARVTSDLVRLYADSDALALAELVRGKQVSPLELVETAISLVEALDPRLNAVVIRTFDLARQAALAPPTGPFGGVPFLLKNIASMWQGTPLTNGLGYFSDFVCDHDSEMVRRIKAAGFLLVGRSNTPECGWSIGTEPRLYGPTMNPWNPAITCGGSSGGAAAAVAARIVPLAEASDGGGSIRVPASCCGLVGLKPSRGRITYGPEAVDLWFGSIAIFCVTRTVRDSAAYLDAVAGPMTGDPYLAPTPAKGWLAGLAEPPARLRIGYTLAAPWGPPVASDVAAALHETLRLLERLGHHVEEHDLAVDLEQVWPHYNAINAVETAADFDRVTAANGRPIGEADFMPLNWSLLQHARSLSAVQYSESIAAVRKASQRLAIELAPYDVFLTPTLTQPPRPVGYWSMEDGDRLRYLARWSDAAYMFAFNLSGLPALSVPAAMADGATPIGLQLVGRHGDEATLLRLARQMEEDLRWDLRRPPVSAG
- a CDS encoding ATP-binding protein, with product MTNSLDLDALLRAAGLTHRMDAFQAHGIEPAQLEMLTDADLRELELTISERMRFRESLREAQQSGAERPAAHAERRPLTVMFVDLVGSSALGEQLDDEDMLEVIREYREFCGGIISRYGGTVVRFVGDGILAYFCYPIAHENDPERAVRAALEIIEEIGTLRPLAQAPLQARIGIATGRVIVGDLLAGGLADRQTIVGSTPNLAARLQSVVPANGIAISEVTHERVAALFQVEDLGLLDLKGFAQNQHAFRVVRQLHERARAAASAPIRLTPLFAREAELAALHDHWTKAEAGQGGAVLVLGEAGIGKSRLVERFLSVQQDRPAAALTLSGSPFHENSPLHPFLLQFRTIAARSTAGAPSVGIEELRAALRGTPQVRDQAADVIGRLLGLTAPEAESALAPEKQKQVQFEVLAEQILAWSEDGPLCILAEDLHWFDPSSRELLAALIEKAAARSALLVLTSRDTPDVRDWAAGAGVPQLRLARLDDDEAAAMVQSLFGDQPVPIEVAYRIAEKTDGIPLFIEEFVRPLLRSKELVDWSKVVFGETGSVSIPASLHEAFMARLDHSGPAKELAQVAAVIGRVVRRDVLAAVAATSAAELGNALASLQQADVLQPTQVGGQDCYAFGHSLVRDAAYDSILRERRRALHAGVARALQALDADGAVPQPELLAAHLTEAGLGEEAVPHWIEAGRRSLAGSAPLEATRLLGRGLEILRTLPPTEGNRDLRLDLVALFGPALIAVKGPGSEETRAVYNEAYELCLDLPDSDRHFPVYWGWWRVSRDHFEVKDRAEALYERASGRRDAQFLLQAHHCNWASHFTTGHLQRCCEHIEAGLAIYESGDYRDHASLYGNHDAKVCGHGSAAQAYWMLGRLDAASAEERKSLAWAYELRHLGSTIHAMDMALLHQCYRRDHVRTLRQAEELVAFAGDRGFADHHAKGLIFRGWASAMQGAVADGLEVVARGLDQQRRIGTIEDFPIYVCLLAEMLAAAGKPERALEELTTARREFDAVGLRNWLPEVWRMTGDMILAADPAAIEAARAAHDEARRIAETQGAAMLTLRIAISEAKLAERMGLPEQAHARLAAARAAITGNGSADLHLAGKLLNALEAKLGAPPPPAKRPRAKP